One genomic segment of Streptomyces sp. RKND-216 includes these proteins:
- a CDS encoding M4 family metallopeptidase: MDPHTDVHPPLPPRCGIVPPHLLDRLARSDDPVLAAPARRTLERDAAQRTRRHLVARATAAQPLPPRPAAEPAPRRAVYDAQNREELPGRRVRSEGDGPVRDASANRAYAALGATFALYLSAYGRDSIDGSGLPLDATVHYGEQYANAFWDGGRMVFGDGDGEVFRDFTLAVDVIGHELTHGVTQYTANLHYSGQSGALNESVSDVFGALIKQFEREESAEDADWLIGAELFTDRVQGRALRSMKEPGTAYDDELLGKDPQPGHMDDFVQTTDDNGGVHINSGIPNRAFQRFAVTLGGRAWERAGQVWYDTLTSGSLSPDADFADFAAATLAAAREQHGPGEVTKALSQAWTDVGVPVSG; the protein is encoded by the coding sequence ATGGACCCTCACACGGACGTTCACCCGCCGCTTCCTCCCCGCTGCGGCATCGTGCCGCCCCACCTTCTGGACCGGCTCGCCCGGTCGGACGACCCGGTGCTCGCCGCGCCCGCGCGCCGCACGCTGGAGCGGGACGCCGCACAGCGCACCCGCCGCCACCTGGTCGCGCGGGCCACTGCCGCCCAGCCGCTGCCGCCGCGCCCGGCGGCCGAGCCCGCGCCGCGCCGCGCCGTGTACGACGCGCAGAACCGCGAGGAACTGCCCGGTCGGCGGGTGCGGTCCGAGGGCGACGGCCCGGTGCGGGACGCCTCGGCCAACCGCGCCTACGCCGCGCTGGGCGCCACCTTCGCGCTGTACCTCAGCGCCTACGGGCGGGACTCGATCGACGGTTCGGGCCTGCCGCTGGACGCGACCGTGCACTACGGCGAGCAGTACGCCAACGCGTTCTGGGACGGCGGACGGATGGTGTTCGGGGACGGCGACGGCGAGGTCTTCCGCGATTTCACCCTCGCGGTGGACGTCATCGGGCACGAGTTGACGCACGGGGTGACGCAGTACACCGCCAACCTGCACTACAGCGGCCAGTCGGGGGCGCTGAACGAGTCGGTGTCCGACGTCTTCGGTGCGCTCATCAAGCAGTTCGAGCGTGAGGAGAGCGCGGAGGACGCGGACTGGCTGATCGGCGCGGAGCTGTTCACCGACCGGGTGCAGGGCCGGGCGCTGCGGTCGATGAAGGAGCCGGGGACGGCGTACGACGACGAATTGCTGGGCAAGGACCCGCAGCCGGGCCACATGGACGACTTCGTGCAGACCACCGACGACAACGGCGGCGTGCACATCAACTCCGGCATCCCCAACCGGGCGTTCCAGCGGTTCGCTGTGACGCTCGGCGGCCGGGCGTGGGAGCGGGCGGGGCAGGTCTGGTACGACACGCTGACGTCCGGTTCGCTCAGCCCGGACGCCGACTTCGCGGACTTCGCGGCGGCGACCCTGGCCGCCGCCCGGGAGCAGCACGGGCCGGGCGAGGTCACCAAGGCGCTGTCCCAGGCGTGGACGGACGTGGGCGTGCCGGTCTCCGGCTGA
- the leuA gene encoding 2-isopropylmalate synthase has product MTTSQPEPTSVRPATPITAATVRQRPSGMPFHRYGRYETVDIPDRTWPGRRLTEAPRWLSTDLRDGNQALIDPMSPARKRAMFDLLVSMGYKEIEVGFPSSGQTDFDFVRSIIEDGAIPEDVTISVLTQAREELIERTVESVRGAHRATVHLYNATAPAFRRIVFRGSREEVKQIAVDGTRLVMEYAEKILTDETVFGYQYSPEIFTDTELDFALEVCEGVMDVWQPEDGREIILNLPATVERSTPSTHADRFEWMSRHLSRREHVCLSVHPHNDRGTAVAAAELALMAGADRVEGCLFGQGERTGNVDLVTLGMNLFSQGVDPQIDFSRIDEIKRTAEYCNQMEVHPRHPYVGDLVYTAFSGSHQDAIKKGFEDMEARAERAGKPACEVSWEVPYLPIDPKDVGRSYEAVIRVNSQSGKGGIAYVLKNDHSLSLPRRMQVEFSKIIQARTDADGGEVTPAEIWSVFQDEYLPTPEASWGRVALHGVQTATSSEGGGEEATALTVQAVVDGEDAVLTGSGNGPLAAFFDALQAVDVDVRLLDYVEHTMSEGAGSQAASYIECAIGDKVLWGVGIDANIVRASLQAVVSAVNRASRH; this is encoded by the coding sequence ATGACCACTTCCCAGCCGGAGCCGACCTCCGTACGCCCCGCCACGCCGATCACCGCCGCCACCGTGCGCCAGCGCCCCTCCGGGATGCCCTTCCACCGGTACGGCCGGTACGAGACCGTCGACATCCCCGACCGCACCTGGCCGGGCCGACGCCTCACCGAAGCCCCGCGGTGGCTGTCCACCGACCTGCGGGACGGCAACCAGGCCCTGATCGACCCGATGTCGCCGGCCCGCAAACGCGCGATGTTCGACCTGCTGGTGTCGATGGGCTACAAGGAGATCGAGGTCGGCTTCCCCTCCTCCGGCCAGACCGACTTCGACTTCGTCCGCTCGATCATCGAGGACGGCGCGATTCCGGAGGACGTGACGATCTCCGTCCTCACCCAGGCGCGCGAAGAGCTGATCGAGCGCACCGTGGAGTCGGTACGTGGCGCTCACCGTGCGACGGTCCACCTCTACAACGCCACGGCGCCCGCGTTCCGCCGCATCGTCTTCCGCGGCTCCCGCGAGGAGGTGAAGCAGATCGCCGTCGACGGCACCCGGCTGGTGATGGAGTACGCCGAGAAGATCCTCACCGACGAGACCGTCTTCGGCTACCAGTACAGCCCCGAGATCTTCACCGACACCGAGCTGGACTTCGCCCTGGAGGTCTGCGAGGGCGTGATGGACGTCTGGCAGCCCGAGGACGGCCGCGAGATCATCCTCAACCTGCCCGCCACCGTGGAGCGTTCCACGCCCTCCACGCACGCCGACCGGTTCGAGTGGATGTCGCGTCACCTGTCCCGGCGCGAGCACGTCTGCCTGTCCGTCCACCCGCACAACGACCGCGGAACCGCGGTGGCCGCCGCCGAGCTGGCCCTGATGGCCGGCGCCGACCGCGTCGAGGGCTGCCTGTTCGGCCAGGGCGAGCGCACCGGCAACGTCGACCTGGTGACGCTGGGCATGAACCTCTTCTCCCAGGGCGTCGACCCGCAGATCGACTTCTCCCGGATCGACGAGATCAAGCGCACCGCCGAATACTGCAACCAGATGGAGGTCCATCCCCGGCACCCGTACGTCGGCGACCTCGTCTACACCGCCTTCTCCGGCTCCCACCAGGACGCCATCAAGAAGGGCTTCGAGGACATGGAGGCGCGTGCCGAGCGGGCAGGCAAGCCCGCCTGTGAGGTCAGCTGGGAGGTCCCGTACCTGCCGATCGACCCCAAGGACGTCGGCCGCTCCTACGAGGCGGTCATCCGGGTCAACTCGCAGTCCGGCAAGGGCGGCATCGCCTACGTCCTGAAGAACGACCACAGCCTGTCGCTGCCGCGCCGGATGCAGGTCGAGTTCTCGAAGATCATCCAGGCTCGCACCGACGCGGACGGCGGAGAGGTCACTCCGGCCGAGATCTGGTCCGTCTTCCAGGACGAGTACCTGCCCACCCCGGAGGCGAGCTGGGGCCGTGTGGCGCTGCACGGCGTGCAGACCGCGACCTCCAGCGAGGGGGGCGGCGAGGAGGCCACCGCCCTCACCGTGCAGGCGGTCGTCGACGGCGAGGACGCCGTCCTGACCGGCAGCGGCAACGGCCCGCTGGCCGCCTTCTTCGACGCCCTCCAGGCCGTCGACGTGGACGTGCGCCTGCTGGACTACGTCGAGCACACGATGAGCGAGGGCGCCGGCTCGCAGGCCGCCTCGTACATCGAGTGCGCGATCGGCGACAAGGTGCTGTGGGGCGTCGGTATCGACGCGAACATCGTCCGCGCCTCACTCCAGGCCGTCGTCTCCGCGGTCAACCGGGCGTCCCGGCACTGA
- a CDS encoding general stress protein: MSTIDPQPRNPVSDAWNTVASYDSYEKAQTAVDTLSDAHFPVEHIDIVGSDLRLVEHVTGRLTKGRAAGAGAATGAWFGLFIGLLVGLFTPGPTWLGLIIGGLLIGALWGAVFGFVGHAATGGRRDFSSTRSLAASRYDVIARGGRVEEARGILQREGLSGAA; this comes from the coding sequence ATGTCCACCATCGATCCTCAACCCAGAAACCCGGTCAGCGACGCCTGGAACACCGTGGCGAGCTACGACTCGTACGAGAAGGCGCAGACCGCCGTCGACACACTGTCGGACGCGCACTTTCCGGTCGAGCACATCGACATCGTGGGGTCGGACCTGCGGCTGGTCGAGCACGTGACCGGACGGCTCACCAAGGGGCGCGCGGCCGGGGCCGGCGCGGCGACCGGTGCCTGGTTCGGCCTGTTCATCGGCCTGCTGGTGGGCCTGTTCACTCCGGGGCCGACGTGGCTCGGGCTGATCATCGGCGGCCTGCTGATCGGCGCCCTGTGGGGCGCGGTCTTCGGCTTCGTCGGGCACGCCGCGACCGGTGGCCGCCGGGACTTCTCCTCGACGCGCTCCCTGGCAGCGTCCCGCTACGACGTGATCGCCCGCGGCGGCCGGGTGGAGGAAGCGCGGGGCATCCTCCAGCGCGAGGGCCTCTCCGGCGCCGCTTGA
- a CDS encoding TerB family tellurite resistance protein, which yields MRSRDPRDRPVAGPRLAGLAGVRTSWRTLDDGEFFCTGCGGDRSYRLRAGRRRFAVLGIPLVPRGDVPPVVECAACRRHDDTRALDDPTTNRLATMLREAVHSVALSVLAASGADSRATLEAAVEAVRGSGYPECDEDSLLERLAALCADPLYDPAAHEPGGPELPDALAAADHHMAVHIELCEALEPLAPHLAAAGREALLLQGAAIALADGPYEPAERDMLESVGCALALRPADTERLLAAARTPS from the coding sequence GTGCGTTCCCGAGACCCGAGAGACCGTCCGGTGGCGGGCCCGCGCCTCGCGGGCCTCGCAGGTGTCCGCACCAGCTGGCGCACCCTCGACGACGGCGAGTTCTTCTGCACCGGCTGCGGCGGCGACCGCAGCTACCGGCTGCGCGCCGGACGCCGCCGCTTCGCCGTGCTCGGCATCCCGCTCGTGCCGCGCGGCGACGTGCCGCCGGTCGTCGAGTGCGCCGCCTGCCGCCGCCACGACGACACCCGGGCGCTGGACGACCCCACCACCAACCGGCTGGCCACCATGCTCCGGGAGGCCGTGCACTCCGTCGCGCTGTCCGTCCTGGCGGCCTCCGGTGCCGACTCGCGGGCCACCCTGGAGGCGGCCGTGGAGGCCGTACGTGGCTCCGGCTACCCCGAGTGCGACGAGGACTCCCTGCTGGAGAGGCTGGCCGCGCTCTGCGCGGACCCGCTGTACGACCCGGCTGCCCACGAACCGGGCGGGCCGGAGTTGCCCGACGCCCTCGCCGCCGCCGACCACCACATGGCCGTGCACATCGAACTGTGCGAGGCGCTGGAACCCCTCGCTCCGCACCTCGCCGCAGCCGGCCGGGAGGCGCTGCTGCTCCAGGGCGCCGCCATCGCCCTCGCCGACGGCCCGTACGAACCCGCCGAACGCGACATGCTGGAATCCGTCGGCTGCGCCCTCGCGCTGCGTCCCGCGGACACCGAACGCCTGCTGGCCGCCGCCCGCACCCCCTCCTGA
- the recO gene encoding DNA repair protein RecO encodes MSLFRDDGIVLRTQKLGEADRIITLLTRGHGRVRAVARGVRRTKSKFGARLEPFSHVDVQFFARGSDLVGRGLPLCTQTETIAPYGSGIVGDYDRYTAGTAMLETAERFTDHEGEPAVQQYLLLVGGLRTLAGGEHAPGLVLDAFLLRSLAVNGYAPSFDDCAKCGIHGPNRFFSVAAGGTVCGDCRVPGSVVPSPEAVRLLGALLTGDWPAADAAEPRHVREGNGLVSAYLHWHLERGLRSLRYVRNGGPA; translated from the coding sequence ATGAGCCTGTTCCGCGACGACGGCATCGTGCTGCGCACCCAGAAACTGGGCGAGGCGGACCGGATCATCACGCTGCTCACGCGCGGTCACGGCCGGGTGCGGGCGGTGGCCCGCGGCGTACGCCGCACCAAGTCCAAGTTCGGCGCCCGGCTGGAGCCCTTCAGCCACGTCGACGTGCAGTTCTTCGCCCGCGGCAGCGACCTGGTCGGCCGCGGGCTGCCGCTGTGCACGCAGACCGAGACCATCGCGCCGTACGGCAGCGGCATCGTCGGCGACTACGACCGCTACACCGCCGGCACCGCGATGCTGGAGACCGCGGAACGCTTCACCGACCACGAGGGCGAACCGGCCGTGCAGCAGTACCTGTTGCTCGTCGGCGGCCTGCGCACGCTGGCAGGTGGCGAGCACGCCCCGGGCCTGGTGCTGGACGCCTTCCTGCTCCGCTCCCTCGCCGTGAACGGCTACGCGCCCAGCTTCGACGACTGCGCCAAGTGCGGCATCCACGGGCCCAACCGGTTCTTCTCCGTCGCGGCGGGCGGCACGGTGTGCGGCGACTGCCGGGTGCCCGGGAGCGTCGTGCCGTCCCCGGAAGCCGTACGGCTGCTGGGGGCCCTGCTGACCGGAGACTGGCCGGCCGCGGACGCCGCCGAGCCCCGGCACGTCCGCGAAGGCAACGGGCTGGTCTCCGCCTACCTGCACTGGCACCTGGAGCGCGGCCTGCGCTCCCTGCGCTACGTGCGGAACGGCGGCCCGGCGTAG
- a CDS encoding isoprenyl transferase codes for MARRGMLSRQRRGSAAYALPEPHPSGARPPLIPAELVPNHVAVVMDGNGRWAKERGLPRTEGHKVGEGVVLDVLKGCLELGVRNLSLYAFSTENWKRSPEEVRFLMNFNRDVIRRRRDEMDALGIRIRWVGRMPKLWKSVVQELQVAQEQTKHNDAMTLYFCVNYGGRAEIADAARAIAADVAAGRLDPDKVGEKTFAKYLYYRDMPDVDLFLRPSGEQRTSNYLIWQSAYAEMVFQDVLWPDFDRRNLWDACLEYARRDRRFGGARPNEVSTTPQQG; via the coding sequence ATGGCCCGTCGCGGAATGCTGTCCCGGCAGCGTCGCGGATCAGCCGCCTACGCCCTCCCCGAGCCGCACCCGTCCGGAGCCCGTCCCCCGCTGATCCCGGCCGAGCTGGTCCCGAACCACGTCGCGGTCGTGATGGACGGCAACGGCCGGTGGGCGAAGGAGCGCGGCCTACCGCGCACCGAGGGCCACAAGGTCGGCGAGGGCGTCGTGCTGGACGTGCTCAAGGGCTGCCTGGAGCTGGGGGTCAGGAACCTCTCGCTGTACGCCTTCTCCACCGAGAACTGGAAGCGCTCGCCCGAAGAGGTCCGCTTCCTGATGAACTTCAACCGGGACGTCATCCGCCGCCGCCGCGACGAGATGGACGCCCTCGGCATCCGCATCCGCTGGGTGGGCCGGATGCCGAAGCTGTGGAAGTCCGTCGTCCAGGAGCTCCAGGTCGCGCAGGAGCAGACGAAGCACAACGACGCGATGACGCTGTACTTCTGCGTCAACTACGGCGGCCGTGCGGAGATCGCCGACGCCGCAAGGGCGATCGCGGCCGACGTGGCCGCGGGACGCCTGGACCCGGACAAGGTCGGCGAGAAGACGTTCGCGAAGTACCTCTACTACCGGGACATGCCCGACGTCGACCTCTTCCTGCGCCCCTCCGGGGAACAGCGGACCTCCAACTACCTGATATGGCAGAGCGCCTACGCGGAGATGGTCTTCCAGGACGTCCTCTGGCCGGACTTCGACCGCCGGAATCTGTGGGACGCATGCCTGGAGTACGCCCGCCGCGACCGCCGTTTCGGCGGGGCCCGGCCCAACGAGGTGTCCACCACCCCGCAGCAGGGCTGA
- a CDS encoding aldo/keto reductase has protein sequence MADRPGHLRPADPDAVRAVARRAVETGVQLVDTADCYGPEISETLISEALTPYRDHVAVSTKGGRRALGGGSWQADGTRRPPPRSRWPGCCGGPR, from the coding sequence GTGGCTGACCGGCCCGGGCACCTACGGCCCGCCGATCCGGACGCGGTGCGAGCAGTGGCGCGCCGCGCCGTCGAGACCGGTGTGCAGCTGGTCGACACCGCCGACTGCTACGGGCCGGAGATCAGCGAGACGCTGATCTCCGAGGCGCTCACCCCGTACCGGGACCACGTGGCGGTCTCCACCAAGGGCGGACGACGGGCGCTCGGAGGCGGCTCCTGGCAGGCCGACGGCACGAGGCGTCCCCCGCCCAGGTCGCGCTGGCCTGGCTGCTGCGGCGGTCCCCGGTGA
- a CDS encoding transcriptional repressor: protein MATAGPPVRGRSTRQRAAVAAALAEVEEFRSAQELHDMLKHRGDSVGLTTVYRTLQSLADAGEVDVLRTAEGEAVYRRCHSDDHHHHLVCRHCGKAVEVEGPAVERWAESVAAEHGFVDVGHTVEIFGTCGDCAKD from the coding sequence GTGGCGACCGCAGGTCCCCCCGTCCGCGGACGGTCGACCCGGCAGCGCGCAGCCGTGGCGGCCGCGCTGGCGGAGGTCGAGGAGTTCCGCAGCGCACAGGAGCTGCACGACATGCTCAAGCACCGCGGCGACTCCGTGGGGCTGACCACCGTCTACCGGACGCTCCAGTCCCTCGCCGACGCCGGCGAGGTCGATGTGCTGCGCACCGCCGAGGGCGAAGCCGTCTACCGCCGCTGCCACAGCGACGACCACCACCATCACCTGGTGTGCCGGCACTGCGGCAAGGCCGTCGAGGTCGAGGGCCCGGCCGTCGAGCGGTGGGCCGAATCCGTCGCCGCCGAACACGGCTTCGTGGACGTCGGCCACACCGTCGAGATCTTCGGCACCTGCGGCGACTGCGCGAAGGACTGA
- a CDS encoding metal ABC transporter permease produces the protein MTEMLSYDFMQRALLAALLVGLTAPAVGIYLVQRRQAIMGDGIGHVALTGVALGFLLSTSPVWTAVVVAALGSVGMELIRSYGRTRGDVALALLFYGGISGGIMLINLTPGESNASLNTYLFGSITTVSESDLVTITVLAVLVVFVAFGLRRQLFAVCQDEEFAKVTGLPVRWLNLLLAVTAAVTVTVAMQVVGLLLVSALMVVPVVAAQQLTRGFAVTLALAVGFGVLVTLSGTVTSYYAAVPAGAGTVLLAIALFGLTSVAAVPLARRRGARATEGEPSGTLEGEHATAGVR, from the coding sequence ATGACCGAGATGCTCTCCTACGACTTCATGCAGCGGGCGCTGCTCGCCGCCCTGCTCGTCGGCCTCACCGCCCCGGCCGTCGGCATCTACCTGGTGCAGCGCCGTCAGGCGATCATGGGCGACGGCATCGGCCACGTCGCCCTCACCGGCGTCGCGCTCGGCTTCCTGCTCTCCACCAGCCCGGTGTGGACGGCCGTGGTGGTCGCCGCGCTGGGCTCGGTCGGCATGGAGCTCATCCGCTCCTACGGCCGAACGCGCGGCGACGTGGCGCTCGCCCTGCTGTTCTACGGCGGTATCTCCGGCGGCATCATGCTGATCAACCTGACGCCGGGCGAGTCCAACGCCAGCCTGAACACCTACCTCTTCGGCTCCATCACCACGGTCTCGGAATCCGATCTGGTCACCATCACCGTCCTGGCCGTGCTGGTCGTCTTCGTCGCGTTCGGCCTGCGGCGGCAACTGTTCGCCGTGTGCCAGGACGAGGAATTCGCCAAGGTGACCGGGCTGCCCGTGCGGTGGCTGAACCTGCTGCTCGCGGTCACCGCCGCGGTGACCGTCACCGTGGCCATGCAGGTGGTCGGGCTGCTCCTGGTCAGCGCGCTGATGGTGGTGCCCGTTGTGGCCGCGCAGCAGCTCACCCGCGGCTTCGCGGTGACGCTGGCGCTGGCCGTCGGCTTCGGTGTGCTGGTCACCCTGTCCGGCACGGTGACCTCCTACTACGCGGCCGTCCCCGCGGGGGCCGGCACCGTGCTGCTGGCCATCGCGCTGTTCGGCCTGACCTCGGTGGCCGCGGTGCCCCTGGCCCGCCGGCGGGGGGCGCGGGCAACCGAGGGGGAGCCGTCGGGCACCCTGGAGGGAGAGCACGCCACGGCAGGCGTCCGCTAG
- a CDS encoding metal ABC transporter ATP-binding protein, which translates to MTQQPEAAISLHEATAVLGGRKVLRGVDLTVGRGEVVALLGANGSGKSTTVRAVLGRTPLASGSLDLFGTPLRRFRDWRRVGYVPQRSTAAAGVPATVREVVSSGRLGRRRFLPLGSGDRDAVDRALHVVGMAGRAGEAVGALSGGQHQRVLIARALAGEPDLLIMDEPLAGVDLVSQRVLAEALREQVGRGTSALLVLHELGPLAPLIDRAVVLEDGRVQRVDDPDRLHDLACHPHDTPAAEPAPAIETGLLS; encoded by the coding sequence GTGACGCAGCAGCCGGAAGCCGCCATCTCCCTCCACGAAGCCACCGCCGTGCTCGGCGGCCGCAAGGTGCTGCGCGGCGTCGACCTGACCGTCGGACGCGGCGAGGTCGTCGCGCTGCTCGGCGCGAACGGATCGGGCAAGTCCACCACCGTGCGTGCCGTCCTCGGGCGCACCCCCCTCGCCTCGGGCTCGCTCGACCTGTTCGGCACACCGCTGCGCCGCTTCCGCGACTGGCGCCGCGTCGGCTACGTCCCGCAGCGTTCCACCGCCGCCGCAGGCGTACCGGCCACGGTCCGCGAAGTCGTGTCCTCCGGCCGCCTCGGTCGCCGCCGCTTCCTCCCGCTCGGCAGCGGCGACCGGGACGCGGTGGACCGCGCACTGCACGTCGTGGGCATGGCCGGACGGGCCGGGGAAGCCGTGGGCGCCCTGTCCGGCGGCCAGCACCAGCGGGTCCTCATAGCCCGCGCCCTCGCGGGCGAACCGGATCTGCTGATCATGGACGAGCCGCTGGCCGGCGTGGACCTGGTCAGCCAGCGCGTACTGGCCGAGGCCCTGCGCGAACAGGTCGGCCGCGGCACCTCGGCCCTGCTGGTGCTGCACGAACTGGGCCCGCTCGCCCCGCTCATCGACCGCGCGGTGGTGCTGGAGGACGGCCGCGTCCAGCGCGTCGACGACCCGGACCGGCTGCACGACCTGGCCTGCCACCCGCACGACACCCCGGCGGCCGAACCGGCCCCGGCGATCGAGACCGGACTGCTGTCATGA
- a CDS encoding metal ABC transporter substrate-binding protein codes for MTVMNARSASPDRSPGRPFIRTAAPAVAAVLGLLPLTACGGDAGADDGRVDVVASFYPMEFLAEEIGGEHVDVTGLTSPGVEPHDLELTPKQVGMLSDTDLVVYLKGLQPAVDKAVEQAEAEHVAEATAYTSLEKHGGHTGHDHGGEEGHGHEEGHAHEEGGGHEGHDHSTEGGGDPHVWLDPVRYAEIAEGVGKQLAKADPEHEKAYRENTEDLVGRLKTLDDDFRTGLEGRKTDTFVTTHAAFGYLADRYGLHEESLSGVDPASGSISAAHIKELHEIVKEDDVSTVFFASRASDDAADTLAQDLNLRTGVLSSLESVDDTGTQDYLSVMRQNLQALRTALDTQ; via the coding sequence ATGACTGTCATGAACGCTCGCTCCGCCTCCCCCGACCGCTCCCCCGGCCGCCCCTTCATACGCACCGCCGCCCCGGCGGTGGCAGCCGTGCTGGGCCTGCTGCCGCTGACCGCATGCGGCGGCGACGCCGGCGCCGACGACGGCCGGGTGGACGTGGTCGCGTCCTTCTACCCGATGGAGTTCCTGGCCGAGGAGATCGGCGGCGAGCACGTGGACGTCACCGGCCTCACCTCGCCCGGTGTCGAGCCGCACGACCTGGAGCTCACCCCGAAGCAGGTGGGCATGCTCAGCGACACCGACCTGGTCGTCTACCTGAAGGGTCTCCAGCCGGCCGTGGACAAGGCCGTCGAGCAGGCCGAGGCCGAGCACGTCGCCGAGGCCACGGCGTACACCTCGCTGGAGAAGCACGGAGGCCACACGGGCCACGACCACGGCGGCGAAGAGGGGCACGGGCACGAAGAGGGTCACGCCCACGAGGAAGGCGGGGGCCACGAGGGACACGACCACTCCACCGAGGGCGGCGGCGACCCGCACGTCTGGCTCGACCCGGTGCGCTACGCCGAGATAGCCGAGGGCGTCGGGAAGCAGCTCGCGAAGGCCGACCCCGAGCACGAGAAGGCGTACCGGGAGAACACCGAGGACCTGGTCGGCCGCCTGAAGACGCTCGACGACGACTTCCGCACCGGCCTCGAAGGCCGGAAGACGGACACGTTCGTCACCACCCACGCCGCGTTCGGCTACCTCGCCGACCGGTACGGGCTGCACGAGGAGTCGCTCTCCGGCGTCGATCCGGCCTCCGGCTCCATCAGCGCCGCCCACATCAAGGAGCTGCACGAGATCGTGAAGGAGGACGACGTGAGCACCGTCTTCTTCGCGAGCCGCGCCAGCGACGACGCCGCCGACACCCTCGCGCAGGACCTGAACCTGCGGACGGGCGTCCTCTCCTCGCTGGAGTCCGTCGATGACACCGGCACCCAGGACTACCTCTCCGTCATGCGCCAGAACCTCCAGGCCCTGCGCACCGCGCTCGACACGCAGTGA